DNA from Helcococcus ovis:
TTCAAAATATTCTTCATACCCTGTAAAAGTAAATTTAGAAGGATATGATACTGTGGAAGCTGCAAAAAATTATGGACAATCTACTGTAACATTTGAACCGGGTGATTATTATATTATAGGAACCAGTCAAAATATGATAAAATTAGGTTTTGATTATTCCGGAGAAGGATATTGGGTAAATCCAAATTCAAATAATGTAAGAGATACAAATTATCAAACATCAAGACCACAAGAGTTTATAGATAAAATAGCCAGTTATGCAGTAAAAGCAACTAAGGGAAGAGATGTTTATACATCAGTAATGATGGCTCAAACAATTTTAGAAACAGGATATGGTAAATCTACATTATCATCAGTTCCATATCATAATATGTTTGGTATAAAAGGAACATATGATGGAGCATCAGTTGTTATACCTACATTTGAATACGATTCAAATGGAAAATCATATAATGTTTTATCTGAATTTAGAAAATATCCATCATATTTAGAATCATTCCAAGATTATGTAAACTTAATAACAGGATATGAAGATTCTTCAAATTGGAGTTATAGTTATTACTATGGAGCAAGAAAATCACAAACAAATTCATATAAAGATGCTACAAGATATTTATCTAGAACATATGCTACATCACCAATTTATGCTGAAACATTAAATAATATAATTGAGTTATATGATTTAACACAATATGATAACTAGAATTAAAAAATAAAAGTTATAAATATTTTACTTATAATATATATTGAAAAGTCCGATATAAAGGAAATACCTTTATATCGGACTTTTTTGGTATATTTATAGAATATCTAACCTGACTTTTTGATTTATATATAAAAATATGGTGCTAAAACCTATGGATTATTTATTCATACTTAAATTGTTTATGCTGTTTAACTAGTTTTTTTTCTTCGGATAATTAGTTATAGATGTATTCGATATTGTTATTGGATATAAATTTGTAATTGCTAGTTTATAAAATTATGGCAGAAATGTTATAAAATGTTAATGCCAATATTGTTACATTTTTTTATAATTAAAAGCAGACAGATTTCAAAAATTTCCAGGTTTTGTCCGTAAAATTTTCAATATTTTGAAGAAAATAGCAGACAAAAAGCTTTTATTCGCCATTTTTGTCCGTAAATTTTAAGTAGGAATGTGAATTGCTTCGATAAAAGCAGATGAAATTAATGAAATTGAACATTTCATCCGTAAAATATGCTGATAAAAGCAGATTAAAATGTTAAAAATAGAGATTTCATCTGTAAAATAGTCAAATATCTATAAGTTCGTGAATATAACCAATAGGTTTATATGATTTATGAGCAGTATAGCCACGTTTTGGATCATAAAACTTGAATAGATTTGTAAATAATTTCCTTTTTTATATTTATATGATATCAAAAAAATAATTGAAAAATAAAAAAATATAATTAAAATACAAATAATTGCAAAAAAAAGTAGACTTTAATTTACAATGAAAAACTCATGAATTAAGCATAACCAAAAGTAGACTAAAGGCAGTTAATTCCTTGGTTAATCATATAACGAATGTATTTTTATTATTGTATCATAAATTGTAAATTAAAGTCTACTTTTTTTAACATTTGATGATAAATATATAAAAATTAGGAGGAGAAAAATGAAGAAAAAAGGACAAAAGAAAAAATTGTATTATGGTAGTGCGATAGCCTTATCGTCAGCTTTTATTTTGAATGGTTTAACGCCACTTAGTTTATTTGTACAAAAGCCCTCAACAGTATTAGCACAAGCTCAGGAATCTCAAAATGATGGCTGGATGGGCATTTGTAATGATAAAAGTAAAGATGATTTTACAGCAAAAGCTAAAGTGAATGAAACTGAAAAAACTGTAACCTTTGAATTTGACTTCTCGCATTGGAATGGAGGATTTAAAAATGAAGCTAAGTTAATGGGGGTTAATGGGCAATGGACACCAGGTATGGGAAGAGAATTAAAAGCTGATAATAGTAAAAAAACATACACCGTAACCTTATCTTTTGACGAAGTAAAAAGTATGTGTAAAGAAGGCGTTGAAAATTGTAAAAAAGGATTTAAGATATATTTACCTGAGTTAGCAAAAAACGGCAATACGAGTGATTGTTGGAGACCGTGTGATAGAAGTGGTGTGGGAAGTGGCAACGCACAAATTCCAGATTTTTTAATTAAAAAAATTAAAGAAGTAGAAGAAAAAATGAAACCGGTTCCAAAAGATCCGGAATTGGAAGCTAAGAAAAAGGAACTGGAAAAGTCAATAGAGGAAGTTCGTAATATTAATGGTGAATATAAAAAAAAATATAAAGTAGAGGGAGAAATCAATAAATATTCTGATTTAAGTAAAGATATAAGAAGAAAATTAGGTGAGGCTCAACAAGTTAAAGATTGTGGTGATAAAGATAAAATTGATTCAATAATAAAAGAATTAAAAGAACTAAAAGAAAAATATGAAGCATTAATGAAATCCAAAGAAGAAAAAGAAAAGCCTGAAAAAGAAGTGAAACCGGTTCCACCATCACCAGCACCATCACCATCACCAGAGCCAAAACCAGCACCTGCACCAGATCCAACTCCATCACCATCACCATCACCAGCTCCGGCACCTAAACCGGAAGAAAAAACTGACGAAACTAATAATGTAAATAGAAAAGAACTAAGTGACTTAATAGATAAAGTTCTTACTCTTCCATGGGATAAAATTATTGATAGTGAAGAACTAAAAGAAGCATTGGGTAAGGCTCGAAGAGCTAATGATTCACTAGAACCAACAAAAGAAGAAATTGATAAAGCAAAAAAAGGATTAGAAGAAGCATATAACAAGATAGTTAAACCGGCAGAACCAGAAAAACCTGATCAAAGAAAATATGAATTAAGAATAAAAGAAGTAGACGAAAAAGGAAATTCCATTCAATTTTTAGATGTTTTTGAAAATTTAACAGTTGAAGAAGTAAATAACAAAACAACCGAAGTAATTGGAAAAGATTATAAAGTAGTTAAAACGGATATATCGGATGATGTAAAAACAATAACGGTAAGTGTAGTAAAAATTACTTCTGAAAAACCTGTTGAACCTAAAAAACCTATAGAGCCAGAAAAACCAAAAGAAGAAAAACCTGCTCAAAGAAAATATGAATTAAGAATAAAAGAAGTAGACGAAAAAGGAAATTCAATTCAATTTTTAGATGTTTTTGAAAATTTAACAGTTGAAGAAGTAAATAACAAAACAACTGAAGTAATTGGAAAAGATTATAAAGTAGTTAAAACGGATATATCGGATGATGGAAAAACAATAATAATAAGTGTAGTAAAAGTTGTTGTTGAAAAACCGGAAGAACCAAAGAAACCTGTGGAACCAAAGAAACCGGAGGAACCAAAGAAACCGGAGGAACCAAAGAAACCGGAGGAACCAAAGAAACCGGAGGAACCAAAGAAACCGGAGGAACCAAATAAACCGGAAGAACCAAATAAACCGGAGGAACCAAAGAAACCGGAGGAACCAAAGAAACCTGTGGAACCAAAGAAACCTGTGGAACCAAAGAAACCTGTGGAACCAAAGAAACCAGAGGAACCAAAGAAACCGGAGGAACCAAAGAAACCGGAAGAACCAAATAAACCGGAAGAACCAAAGAAACCTGTGGAACCAAAGAAACCTGTGGAACCAAAGAAACCTGTGGAACCAAAGAAACCGGAGGAACCAAAGAAACCGGGAGAACCAAAGAAACCGGGAGAACCAAAGAAACCGGGAGAACCAAATAAACCGGAAGAACCAAATAAACCGGAAGAACCAAATAAACCGGAAGAACCAAAGAAACCTGTGGAACCAAAGAAACCAGAGGAACCAAAAAAACCACATGTAGACAATCCTGAAACAGGAGATGCATTTAATCCAAGCGTATATGCAGGTATTATGTCCGTTGTGGGAGGTTTATTAACATTCCTTGGAATAAAAAAAAGAAAAGAAGATTAAAAAATAAGTAAGAAAAATTTTTAATCACAATATGAGATTAAAAATAGGTTAACTAAAAAAATAACGATATTTTATTTATACATCAAATGATTAAAAAGTAAGAATTTAATTAATATTATTAAAAAAATATTATTCTATAAATATAGATACATATATAATTAAGAGGTATTTAATTTAGTTTTTTAGTCAAATACTAACAATACAAGTAGTATTGGCAAAGAATTAAAGTAACACATAGAGAGAATTAGAGTGTAAAATTTCTAATTCTCTTTTAATTTGTTAAATACTTATAATCTCATTTATTTGATGCTAGAATTAGGATAACAATTAACATTAGATAACTGAAAAATGTTTTAAGGGTTTGTCATTTACTTGACACAGTGGGTGACTTGTGGCATACTTATTTGTAATATAAATAGTGATTGTTATTTTAATGGTTACAAGTTTTATTGCATTTTTTAATATATAATTAGCAAAAATAAAGGTATGGATATGGGTAAAAAAGAAAGAAAATTAACTCCAAAAGAACAAAAAAGAAAAGAAAAATTTGAAGAGCTTTCTAGTGAGATGATTAAAATGGGATATAAAAAAACAGATTTGACATTGGGTACACTCACAGCTAATCTATTAGCCATACCAATAATGCTTCCTTTTATGGCATTAGGATTATTGATTTTTAAATTAACGCAAGCGAATGTTAAAATTATAATTATGATTGAAATTTTTGATTTAATTATATTATTTGGTATTTTATTAGTCCTAATTGTGATTCATGAATTAATTCATGGTTTGACATGGGGGGCATTTGCAAAAAATCATTTTAAGTCCATTGATTTTGGCTTTATTTGGTCAACACTTACACCATATTGTACATGTAATGAAACTTTGAAAAAATGGCAGTATATATTAGGCGGCTTGATGCCTACATTAGTTTTAGGTTTTGGAATTTTGGCAGCTGCTTGCATATTGCATAATATATTTTTATTTATGATCGCTGAATTAATGATTGTTTCAGGAGGAGGGGATTTCTTGATTGTATTTAAAATATTATTATATAAATCAAAAGGAAATGATGTGTATTATTATGACCATCCTTATGAATGTGGAGTGGTTGTTTTTGAAAAGTAAAATCATACTCAAAAAGGAAGGTTTGGAAATCCCAAAACCTTCCTTTTAACTTATTGATATTAGAATGCATCCATGATTCTAGTCATTTTTAGTTGTTTGTCTTTTAATGTTTTTTGTGCTGCTGCCAATCTTGAAATTGGAACTCTAAATGGAGAACAAGAAACATAATCTAAACCTAATTCATCAAAGAATGC
Protein-coding regions in this window:
- a CDS encoding glycoside hydrolase family 73 protein; amino-acid sequence: MNLKKIIKIGGLATFATAIAFAGSFASKAGNTYKLVNTVDGYYTSYNAKYKTEAKLKYSAGDYYVYNEYDGMINITKNPNYPGAWINPKDNKTVVAKEEVAYAESGESSENTDSIGYINDDNMFVLNKNVKVYYSDYEAKHKLNPRMTFSEGTYYIFSRSRGMINITQYKGVPGGWIDPSDVGSVKKDKTSKVKENVKNESSSTNANSEIPFETTFSKYSSYPVKVNLEGYDTVEAAKNYGQSTVTFEPGDYYIIGTSQNMIKLGFDYSGEGYWVNPNSNNVRDTNYQTSRPQEFIDKIASYAVKATKGRDVYTSVMMAQTILETGYGKSTLSSVPYHNMFGIKGTYDGASVVIPTFEYDSNGKSYNVLSEFRKYPSYLESFQDYVNLITGYEDSSNWSYSYYYGARKSQTNSYKDATRYLSRTYATSPIYAETLNNIIELYDLTQYDN
- a CDS encoding LPXTG cell wall anchor domain-containing protein encodes the protein MKKKGQKKKLYYGSAIALSSAFILNGLTPLSLFVQKPSTVLAQAQESQNDGWMGICNDKSKDDFTAKAKVNETEKTVTFEFDFSHWNGGFKNEAKLMGVNGQWTPGMGRELKADNSKKTYTVTLSFDEVKSMCKEGVENCKKGFKIYLPELAKNGNTSDCWRPCDRSGVGSGNAQIPDFLIKKIKEVEEKMKPVPKDPELEAKKKELEKSIEEVRNINGEYKKKYKVEGEINKYSDLSKDIRRKLGEAQQVKDCGDKDKIDSIIKELKELKEKYEALMKSKEEKEKPEKEVKPVPPSPAPSPSPEPKPAPAPDPTPSPSPSPAPAPKPEEKTDETNNVNRKELSDLIDKVLTLPWDKIIDSEELKEALGKARRANDSLEPTKEEIDKAKKGLEEAYNKIVKPAEPEKPDQRKYELRIKEVDEKGNSIQFLDVFENLTVEEVNNKTTEVIGKDYKVVKTDISDDVKTITVSVVKITSEKPVEPKKPIEPEKPKEEKPAQRKYELRIKEVDEKGNSIQFLDVFENLTVEEVNNKTTEVIGKDYKVVKTDISDDGKTIIISVVKVVVEKPEEPKKPVEPKKPEEPKKPEEPKKPEEPKKPEEPKKPEEPNKPEEPNKPEEPKKPEEPKKPVEPKKPVEPKKPVEPKKPEEPKKPEEPKKPEEPNKPEEPKKPVEPKKPVEPKKPVEPKKPEEPKKPGEPKKPGEPKKPGEPNKPEEPNKPEEPNKPEEPKKPVEPKKPEEPKKPHVDNPETGDAFNPSVYAGIMSVVGGLLTFLGIKKRKED
- a CDS encoding DUF3267 domain-containing protein, whose translation is MGKKERKLTPKEQKRKEKFEELSSEMIKMGYKKTDLTLGTLTANLLAIPIMLPFMALGLLIFKLTQANVKIIIMIEIFDLIILFGILLVLIVIHELIHGLTWGAFAKNHFKSIDFGFIWSTLTPYCTCNETLKKWQYILGGLMPTLVLGFGILAAACILHNIFLFMIAELMIVSGGGDFLIVFKILLYKSKGNDVYYYDHPYECGVVVFEK